The DNA window TTGCCGAACTGATGCTGCTGGGCATGCGCCTGGACTCGACCGTGTACTTCGAGGCCGCGCTGGTCATCGCCATGCTTGGCTTCGGCAGCACGGTGGTGCTGAGCAAGTTCGTGCTGCGCCGGGACATCGTCGAATGAGCGCCGTGCTGGAGATCGCCCTGGCCGTGCTGCTGGTGGCCGGCAGCTTCTTCATCCTGGTCGGCGCGCTGGGACTGGTGAAGCTCTCGGACGTGTTCCGCCGCCTGCACGCGCCGACCAAGGCCAGCACCCTGGGCGTGGGCTGCGTGCTGCTGGCCTCGATGGGCGAGCACCTGCTGCGCGGCGAAGGCCTGCAGCCGCGCGAGCTGCTGATCACCGTGTTCCTGTTCATGACCGCGCCGATCAGCGCGCACCTGATCGCCAAGGCCGCGCTGGCGCTGATGCCGCGCTTCGCCCCGCCGCCTCCGCCGGCCGATCAGCCAGACCGTGCGCGGCTCACTGCAGCCAAGCCAGCTCCAGCACCAGCCAGCCGGCAAACGCCAGCAGCAGTACCGCGGCCTCGCCACGACTGACCCGCGCATCGCCGCGCAGCATCGGCACCAGCACGATGGCCAGGGCGATCGCCGCCGGCAGCTCCAGCTTCACGAACGAGGCCGGCAGCGCCAGCGGCGCGATGACGGCCATGCCGCCGACCACCACCAGCAGGTTGAACACGCTCGAGCCGATCACATGGCCCAGCACCATGTCGCCCTGCCCGCGCCGGGCGGCGACGATGGCCGCGGCGACCTCCGGCAGCGCGGTGCCGATGGCCACCGGCAGCAGGCCGGCCATCAGCGGCGTCAGCCCGAGCGAAGGCGCCAGCTGCAGCATCGCGGCGACCACGTCGCGTGCGCCGTAGCCCAGCAGCACCGCGCCGATCAACAGGCGCAGCAGGTTGAGCCAGGTCACCGTGCGAGTCGCCGCATAGGCGTCCACGCCGTCGCGCACGCCGGCGGCCTCGCCACGGCCCATCACCACCACGCGCACGACCACCACGACGAAGCCGACCAGCAGCAGGCCGCCTTCCAGGCGGTTGATGGTCCCGTCCAGGCCGAACACCATCAGCAACAGCGACCCGGCGATCAGGACCAGCAACAGGGGCAGCAACAGCCGCAGGCGCACGACCACCGCCCCGGCCATCGCCGCCAGCGGCAGGGTCAGGCCCAGGTTGACCAGGTTGGAACCGACTGCGTTGCCCAGCGCCAGTTCCGGCTGGCCGTGCAGCAGCGCCGCGGCGTTGACGAACAGTTCCGGCAGCGAGGTGCCGAAGGCCATCAGCAGCAGGCCGGCGGTGAACGGCGTCACGCCCAGCTTCTGCGCCAGGCCGGATACGCCCTTGACCAGCGTGTCCCCGCCCAGCGCCAGCAGCACCAGGCCCAGCACGAACAGTCCCCAGGCATCGAGCATCACACGCATCCCCTCGTCAGGCGTGGGCCGATTCTAGGGCGTGTCATCAATTCCCGGATAGGCCGCGTTGGGTCTGCAAGGCTGTCAGCTAAAGCCGCGTCACGACAGATGGCGGCTTTGCAGGCCCAACCCGAAGGGTCGCTCCTATGTGCAGAGCCTCAGCCGGCGCCGGCCATCGCGCGCAGGCCGATGCCGACCAGATAGGCCAGCAGTGTGCCGGTGGCGTAGCCCATCGTGCCCAGCAGCACGCCCACCGGCGCCAGGGCCGGGTGGAAGGCCGCGGCCACCACCGGTGCCGAGGCCGGGCCGCCGATGTTGGCCTGCGAGCCCAGCGCGAAGTAGAACAGCGGCGCCTTGAGCAGCTTGCCCAGCGCGAACAGCACCACGATGTGCACCGCGATCCAGATCACCGCCAGCACCAGCAGCCACGGCCGGTCCAGCAGCGCGCCGATCTCCATCTGCATGCCGATGCAGGCGATCAGCACGTACAGCAGCAGGGTGCCGATCTTGGATGCACCGACGCCATCGAGCCGGCGCGCCGGGGTGAAGCTCAAGGCCAGCCCGCCCACCGTGCACAGCAACACCACCCACACATAGGGCGAATCCAGGCTGGCCGCGTGCGCCCAGCGATACGGTGCGAACAGTCCGGCCAGCCACGGCGCCACGCCGTGGGCCAGGCCGACCGCGCCGAAGGCCACCCCGACGATCAGCATGTAGTCGGTCAGCGTGGGGATGCGCGCATGCTGGGCGCTGTAGTCGGCCAGGCGCCGCTGCAGGTCGTCGATGGCCGAGGTATCCGCGCCGGAGCGCGCGTCGATCTGCTTGGCGCGCCCGGCGATGAAGATCAGGAACGCCATCCACACATAGCCCACGCCCACGTCGAGCACCGCGAACTGGCCGAACACCGTGGCGTCGACGTCGAACATCTCCTTCATCGCCACCATGTTGGCGCCGCCGCCGATCCAACTGCCGGCCAGCGCGGCCATGCCGCCCCAGGTGTCGCCGGCCACGGTGGCCGCGTGCAACTTGCTCATCAGCCAGAACGAGAAGAACGCGCCGGCCATGATGCTGGCCGAGGCGCCGAAGTACATCGCCAGCATCCGCCAGCCCAGGCGCAGCACCGCCTTCAGGTCGATGGTCATGGTCAGCAGCACCAGCGAGGCCGGCAGCAGCACGCGGCTGGCGACCGGGTTGTAGAGCTGGCTGGACGCACCGTCGATCAGACCGATGGAATTGAAGATGCCGGGGATGAAGTAGCACAGCAGCAGCGGCGGCACGACGGCGTAGAACTTCTTCCACGGGCCCGACGGGCGCGCAGCGGTCCAGAACACGAACGCCAGCGTGGCGGCGATCAGGCCGAACAGGACGATGTCGTTCTGGATCAGGGCGGGGTGGTCGGTGGGCATGGCGGGGTCATGGTACGGAAGAAGGAAACGCACCACCTGTCGCGGTGGACAGGGGGCTCATGCGGCGGCCCGCTCCTGGGCGAAGCGCGACAAGGCGTACGGGGCCAGGTCGATGCCGGTCGGCTGGCCCAGCATCGCCCGGGCCATCAGCTGGCCGCTGATCGGCCCCTGGGTCAGGCCGAGGTGACCGTGGCCGGTGGCGATCCAGATGCGTTCGTCGGGCACGCGATCCAGCACCGGCAGCGAGTCCGGCGTGCACGGCCGGTGGCCGGCCCAGCGCCCCTGCGCGCGTCCGGCCAGGGTCGGGAACAGCTGCCGGGCCTGCGCATCGAGGCGCTCGATCAAGCCGTAGCGCGGCGGTCGGTCCAGGGCGGTCAGCTCCTTGATGCTGGTCATGCGCAGACCGGCCTGCATCGGCGAGATGACCAGGTAGCGCTCGGCCCACAGCGTTGGGCGATAGACGATATCGGGCTGCTGTGGGTACATCAGGTGGTAGCCGCGGGCCGGGATCATCGGCAGGCGCACGCCGAAGGGGCGCAGCAGCGCCGCGCTCCAGGCGCCCGCGGCGACCACCACGTCGGCCGCATGCACGGCGCCGCGCGCGGTCTCCACCCGGTAGTGCGCGCCATCGCGCGCGATGGCCCCGACCTGCGCGATGTGCGCGTGCGCGCCTTGGCTCAGTAGGTGTTGGAACAGGCGACGGCACAGTTCGCCCGGGTCGCGCAGCGCCAGCGCCTCGCGCTGGAACACGCCATGGACGAAGCGTCCTCCCAGCTTGGGTTCCAGCTGGCGCAGCTGGGGGCCGTCGAGTTCATCGAAGACCACCCCGCGCTCGCGCATCAGCGCCCGCGCCCAACGCGCCCCGGCATAGGTTCCCGGGTCGCTGTAGACGTGCAGATAGCCGCTGTGTCCGATCAGGGCCTGCGCCCCGATGGCCTCGGCCAATTCCAGCCAGGGTGCCCGCGCGGCGGCGTTGAGCGCATGCAGCGCGTCGGTCACCTCGCGCATGCGCCGCGCGTTGCCATCGCGCACGAAGCGCAGCAGCCAGCCGGCCCAGCTGGGGCAGGCGGCCCAGTCCAGCTTCAACGGTGCCAGCGGACTGGCGAGCATGCGCAGCGCCTTCCAGGCGATGCCCGGAGTGGACTGCGGCAAGACGTTGCCGACCGAGATCGAGCCGGCATTGCCGAACGAGGCCTGGGCGCCCGGACCGGCCGCATCGATGAGCACGCAGGACACCCCCTGACGCTGAAGCTGCCAGGCGGTGGACAAGCCGACGATGCCGCAGCCGATCACCGCGACATCGGCGGTCCGCAGATGGGCGAGCGGCGGACTCACCGGATCGGCACGTCGTAAGCCGTGCGCGGCGTCGGCTCCGGGCGCAATGTGTAGTGCCACCACTCGCTGGGATAGTTGGCGAATCCTTCGCTGCGCATGGCCTGCAGCAGCAGGCGCCGGTTCGCGCGCTGGTCCGCGTTCAACCCGGGCGCCTCGGTATGCGCGCGGGGATCGAAGAAGTCGAACGGCGTGCCCATGTCCAGCTCGGTGCAGCGCCCTTGCGCGCAACGCACCAGGGTCAGGTCGACGGTCGCGCCGCGGCTGTGGCCGGAGACTTCGGCCACGTAGCCGTCGGGGATGATCCGGGCCTTGTCCAGGCCAGGATAGAACTCGGCCTTCATCGCCTGGTCGTCCGGATCGCCAGCCCAGCGCACGAAGTCCTGCACTGCGCGGACGGGGCGGTAGCAGTCGAACACCTTCAGCCCCAGGCCCTGCCCGCGCAGCCCGGCCTGGACCCGGGCCAGCGCACGCGCCACCGGCGCCAGCAGCAGGCACTTGGGCGCCTGGTAGCCGGCCACCGGGCGTCCGGTGAAGTTGTGCGCGCCCGCATAGCGGATCTCCAGCTGGACATCGGGGGCCACCGTGGTGATGTCCACCAGCTCGGCCTGCGCGGCGGTGGTGGCCGGCGAGACCCGCACCCTATCGGCCGCCATCGCACCCGTGGCCGTCAGCAGCGCCGCCAGCCCCAGGACCGCACGTCCGAGGCGGCGGCCCCAATCCGCTGCCGGCCTGGATGGCCTGGCGGCCGCGCGCATCACATGCCGTCCTCGGGGGCGCCCGCATCCGGCGGTGGCCGGGTCAGGTCGTAGAGGATGCGCAGGTCCTCGGCATCCAGGCTCCTGCCCTCCATGCCGCGGAAGTGGTGGTGGAAGGACTGCACCGTGTCACCGCGATTGGTCAGCGGATAGCCCAGCTCGGCCAGCGCGCGCCATGGGTCGAAGTCGGCCGGCGCCGGCGGCGCATCCGGGTGCGGCCAGCGGCCGAAGCCCGCATCGGCCAATTGCTTCCACGGAAACAGCGGGCCCGGGTCGATCTTGCGGCCCGGCGCCAGGTCTTCGTGCCCGATGATCGCCGTGCGCGGGATGTGGTGGCGCTTGCACAGGTCGTCCAGCAGCACGATCAGGCTGTCGATCTGGGCCTGGGCGAACGGCGACTGACCATCGTTGTCCAGCTCGATGCCGATCGAGGCCGAGTTGACGTCGCTGATGGTGCCCCAGTGCCCGGCGCCCGCGTGCCAGGCACGACGATCGTCGCTGACCAGCTGGTAGCGCTTGCCGTCGCTGCCGATCAGGTAGTGCGCGCTCACCGGCCCCTTGCTGTTGGCGGTCTTGAGCGTCTTGAGGCTCTGCTGGACCGCGTCCTGGCTGGTGAAATGGATGACGATGAGCTGCGCCCCACGCTTGTTCTGGTTGGGAGAGGGCTCCCACTGCGCCAGGGGATTCCTGGCCGGCAGATTGGCGCAAGCACTGAGCATCAGCGTGGCCAACAGGGCGCCGCCCATGGCCAGGGCCCGGCGTGGCGACAGGCCGGTGCGGAGGGTCGAGGGTCTGGAAGTCATCGGCGTTGGGGCTCTTGCGGGACGGGAAAGACGATTCACGGCGCCGGGCATGGCCCGGTGCGGCGCAGGTGCAGGTCCGGGTAGTCGTAGCTGAAGTCGGCATCGGGATTGATCGCGGACATCGCCAGCGCGACGACCTGCCCGTTGCCTTCCACATCCAGCCACGGCTCGGCATCGACGCTGGGGTCGGTCCAGTCCACCATCAGGCGCTGGCCCACGCGCAGCACCGTGCCGTGCATGCGCGGCGACTTGGCCGAGCGCCACTGCACCTGGCCATCGACCGGGCACACGCTGACATCACCGAACCAGGCATCGTGATACAGGCCAAGCACGCGCCCGGCATCGTCCGGCGCCACCGGCTTGCGCGAGGACGTATCGGGCACCGGCGCCGGCGCGGCCGCCTTGGCCTCGGCGCGCGACTGCGCCAGCAGCCCCGCATAGTGGTCCACATCCAGCACCTGGCCCGGCTGGGTGTAGAGCTTGGTCAGGGCCTCGGTCAGCGTGGTGCGCGCCTCGCCGCCCTCGCCGTTGATCAGCACCACGAAGCCGGCATGCAGGTCCGGCAGCAGGGTCAGCGAGGAATACATCCCCATCAGCGTGCCGGTATGGGCCACGCGCCACTGGCCGTCCACGTCGGACAAACGCCAGGCATAGCCGTAGCCGTACAGATGGGTGCCATCCCAGTCGCGCATCTGGCGCGAGATCGGCATGGGCGTGTGCAGCGACCACAGCGCCTGACGCTGGGTGGCCGACACCCACGGATGCGGCGTGTCGGTGTCCAGCCACATGCGCGCCCAGATGGTCATGTCGTGCAGGCTGCAGCGGATGCCGCCGGCCGCCATGGACGGGGTATCGGGGATGGTCGCCGCGTCCTCGCGCACCACCACATTGTGGTTGTCCTGGCGCATATGCGGTTGGGCCACGTTGCCGACCGCGTCGCGGTCGAACGCGCCCACTTGGCAGCGGTCCATACCCAGCGGCCCGAACACCTGCTCGCGCACCAGCTGGTCGTAGGGCTTGCCGCCGGCCGCGGCGGCCACCTGCCCGGCCACCACGTACATCAGGTTGTCGTAGGCGTAATGCGCGCGGAAGCTGTGGGTCGGCTTGAGGTAGGCCAGCCCACGCACGATGTCCTCGCGGGTGAAGGCATTGGGCTCGGGCCAAAGCATCAGGTCGCCGGCGCCTAGGCCCAGGCCGCTGTTATGGATCAGCAGGTCGCGCACCTGGATGTTGCGCGTCACCCACGGGTCGAACATACGGAACTGCGGCAGGTACTTGGTCACCAGGTCGTCCCAGGCCAGCTTGCCTTCATCGACCAGCCGCGCCAGCAGCCCGGTGGTCATGGCCTTGGAGTTGGAGGCGATCTTGAACAGCGTGTCCGCGTCGATCCGTTCGCCACTGCCCGCGCGCGTTTCGCCTGCGGTGCGCTGGTAGATCACCTTGCCGTCCTGGACCACGCCCACCGCCAGTCCCGGCAGTTGGTAGCGCGCCATGGTCTGGTCGAACAAGGCATCCAACCGCGACTGCGCGGGCTGTGGCACCGCGGCGGCGGACGGGCCGGCCACGGCCATCAGGGTCAGCAGCCCTAGTGCGGCCAGGCGCCATCGGCTGGCGCGTGTCGGTACACGATGGCGGCGGTGCTGCGGGTGTGGATGCATGGGACAACCTCGTGGTCCGGCGCGCGGCCCTGTCGATTCACCACGCGCCAACTAAATTATTCCAAGAAGATATCGTTTATGGAATTTTTATTCCAACCCCTGCGCGATGGACATGGCAAGGCCCGCCGAAGCGGGCCTTGCGCGCGGGGGCGATGTTCGCGCCCTTCAGGCCGATCAGCGAGCGCTACAGGAACTTGTAACGCACGTTGAGGGTGTACGCACGGCCACGCGGGTCGGCCACGCGCGGCTCCCAGCCCGCGCCGGCGGCATAGTCGTTCATGTGCGCGGTGAACGGCGGGTCGGTATCGAACAGGTTCTTGATGCCGAAGGTCACATCGATGTTGTGGAAGCCCTTGTAGCTGACGCTGTAGTTGTAGGTGGTGTAGCTGGACACGTCCGGATCCCAGTTCGGCGGGATGTAGGTGCCGTTGCGCACGCTGATCGGCTCTTCGTCCTTGTACCCGTCACGGAAGATCTGGGTCAGCATGTGCGACCAGTCGCCGCGCTGGTAGGCCACGCTCAAGGTGTGCTTCCAGCGGATCGGCAGACTGTAGTAGCGCACGTACTCGCCGACCAGATTGTCGGTGTACGGCAGGGTCTCCAGGTCCTTGGTGCGATAGGTGTCCAGGTAGCTGCCGTTGAGGTGCACGCGCCAGTCACCGCCAAGCACGTCGTCGAAGGTCAGGTTGACGTCGGTCTCGATCCCGCGCATCAGGCTGCCGCCGGAGTTGATGTAGCGCTGATCGATGGCGGTGATGTTGCCGTTGGCGTCGCGGATGAAGTTGTCGGCGAAGGTGTCGTAGTTCTCCACCAGGGTGTCGATGGAGATGCCCGAGCGGATGGTCTTTTCGCGCTTGATCTCCCACCAGTCCACGCTCATGTTGAACCAGTCGACCGGGGCGATGACCACGCCCAGGCTCTTCTGCCGGGACTCTTCCGGATCCAGGTCCTTCTTGCCGCCGGTCAGCAGGTTGGGCTGGATCGCCTCGCAGCCCGGGGTGCTGGTATCGGCCACGCCGCCTGGGCAGGTCGCCGGGTCGGCCAGGTCCAGGCCGGTGTAGGGGCTCTCGGCCTCGCCGTAGAACATCTGGTTGAAGGTCGGCACCTTGAAGCCGGTGCTGTAGGCACCGCGGAAGGCCAGCGCATCGATCGGCTGCCACTTGAAGGAGAACTTGGGATTGGTGGTCCCGCCGAAGCCCTCGTAATGGTCGTAGCGACCGGCCAGGGTCACATCCAGGGTGTCGAGCACCGGCAGATACAGCTCGGCGAACACCGCCTTGGTATCGCGGCTGACCTTCTGCAGGACGTTGCCGTTGTCGAACGGCGCCAGGTAGATGCCTTCGTCCTCGCCGGTCTGGTTACCGCCGAACTCGTACTCCTCGCGGCGCAGATCAATGCCCGTCGCCAGCTGCGCCTCGCCGCCGTACAGGCTGAAACCCAGGCCGCCGGACACGCTGGCGTCCAGGCTGGTCATGGTCGAGGTGCCGCCGTAGAGCTCCACGCCGTTGGCCGAGGCGGCGGCCAGTGCGGCCATCGCCTCCTCGGACTGCGCCTGGCCCGGCATCAGGAACGGATTGAGCAAGCCACTACCCAGCACGTCCTTGAGCTTGCTGGTGTAGTAGTAACCGCCTTCAAGACGCGAGGTCGACTTGCTCGACGCGCGCGACAGGCCAGCGGTGTAGTCCCAGCTGCCCAGCGAACCATCGAAGCCCAGCAGCAGTCGGTAGGACTTGGTATTGGTGGAAATCTCGCGCGGTCCGCAGGCCATGCAGCGCCAGCGATAGGCGATCGGCGCGCCGTAGGACAGCTGGCCAGGCCCGAAATACGAGGCCAGCTGGTCGTAGATCGCGTCGTAGGCCTCGCCGGTGCTCGGGTACCAGGTGGTGGCATCGAAGGTGCTGCCGGGCGAGATCTGGTACGGCTCGAAGCGCTTCTGGGCATCGACTTCCGAGCCGGTGAACTCCACGTACATCTGGTGCTGGTCGCCGAGCTTGAAGGTCGCCCGGCCGATCACATCCTTGCTCTCCACCGGCTGCTGGATCACCGCGGCGGCCGGATAGTCGTAGGCGCAGGCATAGCGCGCCGAGGGCACGCCCCACAGCACGTTGTCGTAGGGCCCCATCAGGTCGCTGCCGGTCTCGCAGCCCGCGCTGCCGGGCAGGTCCAAGGGATTGATGTACTGCTGGGTCGAGCCATCGGCCGGATCGGTCAGGCCGTTGCCAATCAGCGAATCGGCCCGGTTGGCGACCGTCGCGTACGGGGTGCCGCGCGTATCCGGGGATAGACCGCGATCGGGCTGGAACCCGTTGGAGAAATCGCGGTCGGTGCCGCGCAGGAGCTCGTCCTTGCGGTAGCTGAAGCTGGCCCAGGCGTTCCAACCGTCGGTGTCCAGGTCGCCGTGGCCGACCAGCAGGCTGCCGCGGTAGATGTTGCCGCCACCGTCCTCGGTCGCATCGACCATGCCGTTGACTTCCGCCCCCTGGTAATCGGTGCGGGTAATGAAGTTGATCACGCCGCCGATGGCGTCGGTGCCGTAGATGGCCGAAGCGCCGTCGCGCAGCACTTCGACCCGCTCGATCGCGGCGAAGGGAATGGAATTGAGATCCACCACCCGGCCCTTGAGACCGTGGGCGGCCACGCGGCGTCCGTTGAGCAGCACCAGGGTCGCGTCAGCGCCCTGTCCGCGCAGGTTGGCTGCCGACACGCCATTGTTGCCGCGCTGGTCCACGCCCGAGACGATGCCCGCGTTGCTGGCCAGGTTGTCCGAGCCATTGCCGGAGATGTTGAGGTAGCTCATCAGCTGCTCGGCCGAGCTGATGCCCTGCGCGTCGATCTCCTCCTTCTTGATGATCGTCACCGGCAGCGCGGTCTCGATGTCGGTGCGCTTGATGCGCGAACCGGTGACCGTGACCTTGTCCAGGTTCTTGGCGTCGGTGTCCGACGATGCGGCGTCCTGTGCCGAGGCGATGCCCGGGAGAAGCAGGGCGGCGAGCAGGCCCACGGCCAGGCGGCTGGGGGCGGGCAAAACGGTAGGACGACGCATGTGCGGATCTCCTGCAAGGTTTGGATGGATGGCGCAAGCGCTTCCCAGGCGCCGCGCGTGGACGACCGCCGGTCCACTCCCCATGACAGTTCCGCGCTGCGGGCAGCGCCGTGTGCGCATCGGCGCCACGGCCCCTTGGGGCCCCTTACATCGCGTGTCATCACATGGCGCCGACGCCGCCATGTCATCGCTGTGTAGCACGCAAAAAAAACCCGTGTCAATAAATTATTCCTGTTGCACAGACATTGCGGCATAGATATTCCCCGTGATGCCTGTCACGTTGTCGGACGGGATCCGGTTCAGGTTCGATGCCAGGGATGGGCAACCGGGCGCAGGATGCGACTTCGGTATCGTGGCCAGACGCGCCCGGTGGCGGCCTGCTCGGCGCGCGGCAACCGATAATTTATTCTTGCTTTTCGATTTCATCGGAATAAGTATTCCTTTATGTCAGCCCTCCGGAGCCTCCCCGCCATGTCCGGCCGCCCCTGTGCGGGGCGCCGCGTCGCGGCCCTGTCCCGCCATGCCTTCACCCTGTCCCTGCCCCTGTGGTTGCTGCTGGCCGCCGTGCCGGCCGCCGCGCGCGTGCCGGTGCCCCAGGTCCCCATCAACCCGGTCACTGGCGTCGTCGGCGTGGACCCGCCCAAGCTGACCCCGGCCTACTGGATTGCGCAGCAGGCGCACCCGGATCACCCGCTGCTCGATCGCGCCGGCATCGCCGCGCAGAACGCGCGGATGCGTGCCCAGGACCCGGCCATCCAGGACCTGCGGGCCCTGCCGGCGACCCTGCCGCGCGCAACCGTGATCGCCGAGATCGACGCGCTGTCCGCCGTCCCGTCGCGCACACTCTACGACCTGCACGGCCAAGTCCTCGACGCGGCAGCCATCGCAGCCCTGCGCGCGCGCCTGGCCCTGGACGCGATCCCCGACCAGCAGCCGGTGCGCTACGGCTTGGTCACCCGGCGCGCGGACCTGCGCACTTTCCCCACCGAGCAGCGGGTCTTCAGCAGCACGCAGGACCACGATATCGACCGCTTCCAGGAGTCGGCGCTGTTCCCCGGCGACGCGGTGGCGGTGCTGCACGAGAGCCGCGACGGGCAGTGGCTGTTCGTGACCAGCCAGCGCTACAGCGCCTGGATGGAGAAGCGTTTCGTCGGCATCGGCACACCGCAACAGGTATTCGACTACGGCGCCCACGGCCCGTACCGGGTGATCACCGGCGCCACCGCCAGCACGGTGTTCACCCCCGAACAGCCGCAGGTCTCGGACCTGCAGCTGGACATGGGCGTGCGCGTGCCGGTGCTGGCCGACTGGGACCCGACCCAACCGGTGAACGGCCAGATGCCCTACACCGGCTGGGTGATCCAGCTACCCATCCGCGATGCGGACGGTGGCCTGCAGCTGGTGCCCGCGCTGCTGCCGCGCACGGCCGACACCGCGGCCGACTACCTGCCGCTGACCCCGCGCCACCTGATCGAGCAGGCGTTCAAGTTCCTGGGCGAACGCTATGGCTGGGGGCATTCCTACGACACCCGCGACTGCAGCGGCTTCACCTCGGAGATCTATCGCGCCTTCGGCGTGCTGCTGCCGCGCAACACGTCCCAGCAGGCGGTCAGCCCCGCGCTGGACCGCATCGCCTTTACCAAGGACGACCCGGACAGCAAGCGCATCGCCGCTGTGCGGCAGCTGTCGGTGGGCGACATGGTCTACATCCCCGGCCACGTGATGGTGGTGCTGGGCCAGGCCGACGGGTTGACCTATGTCATCCACGACACCGAGGGCGGTGGCTGGGCGGGGCCGGATGGCCAGCGCGTGGCCGGGCACCTCAACGGGGTGTCGGTCACCCCGCTCGAGCCGATGCTGGCCAGCGACACCGCCAGCTACGTTGACCGCATCACCAACATCCAACGCGTGCGCCCGCCGCACGCTTCGACCAAGCAGGCCGAATGAAGATCACCGACATCCAGCTGGGCATGCTCCGCGTGCCGCTGAAGACGCCATTCAAGACCGCGTTGCGCACCGTGGATACGGTGGAGGACGTGGTGGTGCTGATCCGCACCGACACCGGCCACACCGGCTATGGCGAGGCGGCCGCCACCGCGGTCATCACCGGCGACACGCACGGCTCGATCATCGCGGCGATCGACACCTTCATCAAACCGCGCCTGATCGGCCAGGACGTGGCCAACCTCAACCACCTCACCGCCCTGGTGCAGTCGGCCATGGAGCGCAACACCAGCGCCAAGGCCGCCGTGGAAATCGCCTTGTACGACCTGTGGGCGCAGCTCTACGACGCGCCGTTGTACAAGCTGCTGGGCGGTGGCGACCCGGTGATCACCAGCGACATCACTATCTCGGTGGACTACATCGACAAGATGGTGGCCGACTCGCTGGACGCGCTGGAGCGCGGCTTCGAGTCGCTCAAGATCAAGGTCGGCAAGGACCTGGGCCTGGATATCGAACGGGTCAAGGCGATCCATGCCGCGGTCGAAGGCCGCGCCCTGCTGCGCCTGGACGCCAACCAGGGCTGGACCGCCAAGCAGGCGGTCTACGCCATGCAGAAGCTCGAGGACGCCGGCGTGGTCCTGGAGCTGCTGGAGCA is part of the Pseudoxanthomonas sp. JBR18 genome and encodes:
- a CDS encoding serine hydrolase domain-containing protein encodes the protein MHPHPQHRRHRVPTRASRWRLAALGLLTLMAVAGPSAAAVPQPAQSRLDALFDQTMARYQLPGLAVGVVQDGKVIYQRTAGETRAGSGERIDADTLFKIASNSKAMTTGLLARLVDEGKLAWDDLVTKYLPQFRMFDPWVTRNIQVRDLLIHNSGLGLGAGDLMLWPEPNAFTREDIVRGLAYLKPTHSFRAHYAYDNLMYVVAGQVAAAAGGKPYDQLVREQVFGPLGMDRCQVGAFDRDAVGNVAQPHMRQDNHNVVVREDAATIPDTPSMAAGGIRCSLHDMTIWARMWLDTDTPHPWVSATQRQALWSLHTPMPISRQMRDWDGTHLYGYGYAWRLSDVDGQWRVAHTGTLMGMYSSLTLLPDLHAGFVVLINGEGGEARTTLTEALTKLYTQPGQVLDVDHYAGLLAQSRAEAKAAAPAPVPDTSSRKPVAPDDAGRVLGLYHDAWFGDVSVCPVDGQVQWRSAKSPRMHGTVLRVGQRLMVDWTDPSVDAEPWLDVEGNGQVVALAMSAINPDADFSYDYPDLHLRRTGPCPAP
- a CDS encoding N-acetylmuramoyl-L-alanine amidase, which encodes MGGALLATLMLSACANLPARNPLAQWEPSPNQNKRGAQLIVIHFTSQDAVQQSLKTLKTANSKGPVSAHYLIGSDGKRYQLVSDDRRAWHAGAGHWGTISDVNSASIGIELDNDGQSPFAQAQIDSLIVLLDDLCKRHHIPRTAIIGHEDLAPGRKIDPGPLFPWKQLADAGFGRWPHPDAPPAPADFDPWRALAELGYPLTNRGDTVQSFHHHFRGMEGRSLDAEDLRILYDLTRPPPDAGAPEDGM
- a CDS encoding DUF819 family protein, with the translated sequence MPTDHPALIQNDIVLFGLIAATLAFVFWTAARPSGPWKKFYAVVPPLLLCYFIPGIFNSIGLIDGASSQLYNPVASRVLLPASLVLLTMTIDLKAVLRLGWRMLAMYFGASASIMAGAFFSFWLMSKLHAATVAGDTWGGMAALAGSWIGGGANMVAMKEMFDVDATVFGQFAVLDVGVGYVWMAFLIFIAGRAKQIDARSGADTSAIDDLQRRLADYSAQHARIPTLTDYMLIVGVAFGAVGLAHGVAPWLAGLFAPYRWAHAASLDSPYVWVVLLCTVGGLALSFTPARRLDGVGASKIGTLLLYVLIACIGMQMEIGALLDRPWLLVLAVIWIAVHIVVLFALGKLLKAPLFYFALGSQANIGGPASAPVVAAAFHPALAPVGVLLGTMGYATGTLLAYLVGIGLRAMAGAG
- a CDS encoding FAD-binding oxidoreductase, giving the protein MSPPLAHLRTADVAVIGCGIVGLSTAWQLQRQGVSCVLIDAAGPGAQASFGNAGSISVGNVLPQSTPGIAWKALRMLASPLAPLKLDWAACPSWAGWLLRFVRDGNARRMREVTDALHALNAAARAPWLELAEAIGAQALIGHSGYLHVYSDPGTYAGARWARALMRERGVVFDELDGPQLRQLEPKLGGRFVHGVFQREALALRDPGELCRRLFQHLLSQGAHAHIAQVGAIARDGAHYRVETARGAVHAADVVVAAGAWSAALLRPFGVRLPMIPARGYHLMYPQQPDIVYRPTLWAERYLVISPMQAGLRMTSIKELTALDRPPRYGLIERLDAQARQLFPTLAGRAQGRWAGHRPCTPDSLPVLDRVPDERIWIATGHGHLGLTQGPISGQLMARAMLGQPTGIDLAPYALSRFAQERAAA
- a CDS encoding M15 family metallopeptidase, translated to MAADRVRVSPATTAAQAELVDITTVAPDVQLEIRYAGAHNFTGRPVAGYQAPKCLLLAPVARALARVQAGLRGQGLGLKVFDCYRPVRAVQDFVRWAGDPDDQAMKAEFYPGLDKARIIPDGYVAEVSGHSRGATVDLTLVRCAQGRCTELDMGTPFDFFDPRAHTEAPGLNADQRANRRLLLQAMRSEGFANYPSEWWHYTLRPEPTPRTAYDVPIR
- a CDS encoding Na+/H+ antiporter subunit G, with amino-acid sequence MSAVLEIALAVLLVAGSFFILVGALGLVKLSDVFRRLHAPTKASTLGVGCVLLASMGEHLLRGEGLQPRELLITVFLFMTAPISAHLIAKAALALMPRFAPPPPPADQPDRARLTAAKPAPAPASRQTPAAVPRPRHD
- a CDS encoding sodium:calcium antiporter codes for the protein MLDAWGLFVLGLVLLALGGDTLVKGVSGLAQKLGVTPFTAGLLLMAFGTSLPELFVNAAALLHGQPELALGNAVGSNLVNLGLTLPLAAMAGAVVVRLRLLLPLLLVLIAGSLLLMVFGLDGTINRLEGGLLLVGFVVVVVRVVVMGRGEAAGVRDGVDAYAATRTVTWLNLLRLLIGAVLLGYGARDVVAAMLQLAPSLGLTPLMAGLLPVAIGTALPEVAAAIVAARRGQGDMVLGHVIGSSVFNLLVVVGGMAVIAPLALPASFVKLELPAAIALAIVLVPMLRGDARVSRGEAAVLLLAFAGWLVLELAWLQ